In Acidianus brierleyi, one genomic interval encodes:
- a CDS encoding MoaD/ThiS family protein: MKVKVKLVRENTEKNVELNDKSSVKDLLRLLGYNVQGVVVLKDGIPIIEDEKIHDGDSFTIFLTASGG; encoded by the coding sequence GTGAAAGTAAAAGTTAAATTAGTGAGGGAAAATACAGAGAAGAATGTAGAATTAAATGATAAATCTTCTGTAAAGGACTTATTAAGACTGTTAGGATATAATGTTCAAGGAGTAGTTGTTTTGAAAGATGGAATACCTATAATCGAGGACGAAAAGATTCATGATGGTGATAGTTTTACTATTTTCTTAACAGCTTCGGGCGGTTAA
- the pyk gene encoding pyruvate kinase gives MRKTKIVATLGPSSENKVKELSKYVNIFRLNFAHGDENSHKKYFDLIKDYAKDASILVDLPGPKIRIGDINGKLDLKSGDKIVFSEKEGIPVEDPLFYKAVKEGIYILLADGNIKVKIDKVDSDKVEATVIEGGILTSRKGINIPDIKLDSGITDNDLKLLNEALRLGADFIGLSFVISYKDVIKIKNMVKDKVWIISKIEKKSAVNDLHNIIRESDGIMVARGDLGVEIGLENLPFVQKKIIKLSKLNGKPVILATQVLESMVNSPMPTRAEVIDISNSISQGVDAIMLSDETAAGNFPIEAVKYLDNIITAVEKRVKTVRPPPKSSSDDAIAIAAVNVAEVSKSKIIAVHSRSGISAIRISRLRPKVPIIALCPNENIVKKLKLCWGVYPFYVREVRSLDEITQLVEEYSKDYVKEGESIVIAGGDPKLEEGRTNFIKLHRA, from the coding sequence ATGAGAAAGACAAAAATAGTTGCAACTTTAGGCCCTTCTAGTGAAAATAAAGTAAAAGAACTATCAAAATATGTTAATATTTTTAGATTGAATTTTGCTCATGGCGATGAAAATAGTCATAAGAAATATTTTGATTTAATAAAAGATTATGCTAAAGACGCATCAATTTTAGTTGATTTACCAGGACCAAAAATAAGAATTGGAGATATAAATGGTAAACTAGACTTAAAAAGTGGAGATAAAATAGTTTTTTCAGAAAAAGAAGGAATTCCGGTAGAAGATCCTCTCTTTTATAAGGCCGTAAAGGAAGGTATTTATATTTTATTAGCTGATGGAAATATTAAGGTAAAAATCGATAAAGTAGATTCAGATAAAGTAGAAGCTACTGTTATAGAAGGCGGTATATTAACATCAAGAAAGGGAATAAATATACCAGATATAAAATTAGATTCTGGAATAACGGATAATGACCTAAAATTACTAAATGAAGCTTTGAGATTGGGTGCTGATTTTATAGGCCTATCTTTTGTTATAAGCTATAAAGATGTAATAAAAATAAAGAACATGGTTAAAGACAAGGTTTGGATAATATCAAAGATCGAAAAAAAGAGTGCCGTTAATGATCTTCATAATATAATACGAGAAAGCGATGGAATTATGGTAGCTAGAGGAGATTTAGGAGTAGAGATAGGTCTAGAAAATTTGCCATTTGTACAGAAGAAGATAATTAAGCTGTCAAAATTAAACGGAAAACCTGTCATTTTAGCTACGCAAGTTTTAGAATCTATGGTAAATAGCCCAATGCCTACTAGAGCTGAAGTTATAGACATTTCAAACTCCATTTCTCAAGGCGTGGATGCAATAATGTTAAGCGATGAAACCGCCGCAGGAAATTTTCCTATAGAAGCTGTTAAGTATCTTGATAATATAATAACTGCAGTAGAGAAGAGAGTTAAAACTGTGAGACCTCCCCCAAAGAGCAGTTCTGATGATGCTATAGCTATTGCCGCTGTAAATGTAGCAGAGGTTTCTAAGTCAAAAATAATAGCCGTACATAGCAGAAGTGGTATTTCAGCAATAAGAATTTCTAGACTTCGACCAAAAGTTCCTATAATAGCTTTATGTCCAAATGAGAATATTGTCAAAAAATTAAAATTATGTTGGGGAGTTTATCCGTTTTATGTTAGAGAAGTAAGGTCTTTAGACGAGATAACTCAATTGGTGGAAGAATATTCAAAGGATTACGTTAAAGAAGGAGAGAGTATAGTTATAGCTGGAGGAGATCCTAAATTAGAAGAAGGTAGAACTAATTTCATAAAGCTACATAGGGCTTGA
- a CDS encoding glycosyltransferase gives MKRIESFWIPDKVDKVWMITFELLNIASMGGLGNAVYNLSKALVNNGINVTVIMPSHGRHLNDYYRNKLRLTEMPIAAIGNRKGSDGNSYPYKLGFEKGELDGIKIVLVKGLDYTSGKIMDSWEIYDYTMEKSALLARALESYVSSIQFNDIPSIIHVNDWHSVLAGVKAKFAFEERRIIVPLMYTIHLLNKVGAPWHFASEDWAGLENYDHYIWMVSRHVLYKTRTLWDMCDGKIEKFGCYEADSIASVSKNYLTYDVFQFVGNMMENKSCVTYNGTDWTIQEIEDYARKNLGTTNRKEIRSRLFSSLPNMKVIPDDYSSGNMLWNNRWRIGIRDDWTYEALQDGPLVIFTGRIVYQKGIDLLLRAFRQVVNEIWNAKLVVLGIPAGDYGLLQDVIDRSAEIKDNVRLIIGKLDFNIYKLWHYASSVFAVPSRWEPFGINAIESMAVGTPVVASSLGGLSESIIDVRWSPEGTGFLSEPNSIDSLAKLLKNAIYLSLAEEYGDSNYLNKADLVKVSDVKFWSKVRQNCINRVDANFRWNVVAKEALNCYEKSILMAKYRGLAFM, from the coding sequence ATGAAAAGAATTGAGTCTTTTTGGATACCAGACAAAGTAGACAAAGTATGGATGATAACGTTCGAACTTTTAAATATAGCCTCAATGGGCGGTTTAGGAAATGCAGTATATAATTTAAGTAAAGCCTTAGTCAATAACGGAATTAATGTAACTGTAATTATGCCTAGCCATGGAAGACATTTGAATGATTATTACAGAAATAAACTTAGACTTACGGAAATGCCAATAGCGGCTATAGGAAACAGAAAAGGTAGTGATGGAAATTCTTATCCTTACAAATTAGGATTTGAAAAAGGAGAATTAGATGGTATTAAAATAGTATTAGTTAAAGGTCTAGATTACACTTCAGGAAAGATCATGGACAGTTGGGAAATTTATGATTATACTATGGAAAAATCTGCTCTATTAGCTAGAGCTTTAGAGAGTTATGTTTCAAGTATTCAGTTCAATGATATTCCATCAATAATTCATGTCAACGATTGGCATTCTGTTTTAGCCGGAGTAAAAGCAAAATTTGCATTTGAGGAAAGGAGAATAATAGTTCCTTTAATGTATACTATACACTTGCTTAATAAAGTAGGAGCTCCTTGGCACTTTGCCTCCGAAGATTGGGCAGGATTAGAAAATTATGATCATTATATATGGATGGTTTCACGGCACGTGCTTTACAAAACTAGAACCTTATGGGATATGTGTGATGGAAAGATTGAGAAATTTGGTTGCTATGAGGCAGATTCAATAGCTAGTGTTAGTAAAAATTATCTTACTTACGATGTTTTTCAATTCGTTGGTAATATGATGGAAAATAAAAGCTGCGTTACATATAATGGTACAGATTGGACAATACAAGAGATTGAAGATTACGCAAGAAAAAATCTTGGAACAACTAATAGAAAGGAAATAAGATCAAGGTTATTTTCGTCTTTGCCTAATATGAAAGTAATTCCTGATGATTATAGCTCAGGAAATATGTTGTGGAATAATAGATGGAGAATAGGAATAAGGGATGATTGGACATATGAAGCATTGCAAGACGGTCCATTAGTAATTTTCACTGGTAGAATAGTATACCAAAAAGGAATAGATTTACTTCTGAGAGCTTTTAGACAAGTAGTAAATGAAATATGGAATGCTAAATTAGTAGTCTTAGGTATACCAGCAGGTGACTATGGTTTGCTTCAAGACGTAATTGATAGATCAGCTGAAATAAAAGACAATGTAAGATTAATTATAGGAAAATTAGATTTTAATATATATAAACTATGGCATTATGCTTCTTCAGTATTTGCTGTCCCCTCTAGATGGGAACCTTTTGGCATAAATGCCATAGAGTCAATGGCTGTAGGAACTCCAGTTGTAGCATCTTCTTTAGGAGGTCTATCAGAGAGCATAATAGATGTAAGATGGAGTCCAGAAGGAACTGGATTTCTTTCAGAGCCAAATAGCATAGACTCATTAGCCAAATTACTTAAAAATGCAATTTATTTATCACTAGCTGAAGAATACGGAGACTCAAATTACTTAAATAAGGCAGATCTAGTTAAAGTAAGCGATGTTAAATTCTGGTCTAAAGTTAGGCAAAATTGCATAAATAGGGTTGATGCTAACTTCAGGTGGAATGTTGTAGCTAAAGAGGCATTGAATTGTTATGAGAAATCTATACTAATGGCTAAATATAGAGGTTTAGCATTTATGTAA
- a CDS encoding transcriptional regulator — MKKVIAPCEIASRDIIPAIRAIIVIGLYKKGTSQTQIASFLGITTAEVNYYIKGKRGNNEIINKLQSDVEFMDTVSSTVEKIINDTDVINLCTLCSIARKKILKDGSSCPFDW; from the coding sequence TTGAAGAAAGTTATTGCACCATGTGAAATTGCAAGTAGAGATATAATTCCTGCTATTAGAGCAATTATAGTTATAGGACTTTATAAGAAAGGCACATCTCAGACTCAAATAGCTTCATTTTTAGGAATAACGACTGCAGAAGTAAACTATTATATAAAAGGTAAGAGAGGAAATAATGAGATTATAAATAAGTTACAGTCTGACGTAGAGTTTATGGATACTGTAAGTTCTACTGTAGAGAAAATTATAAATGACACCGACGTTATAAATCTTTGTACGTTATGCAGCATTGCACGAAAGAAAATATTAAAAGACGGAAGTTCATGTCCTTTTGATTGGTAA
- a CDS encoding GNAT family N-acetyltransferase, translating to MNLNLQIRTASINDVEHIYNLYSSLSPDDLYMRFFSFKKITEEEIKNLISRKALVTLIAEIDNNIVGEASLYEDGEFSLVVSPNYRKMGIGTKLVEELVNQAMEHKLDKIKFYTLPDNIPMIKIGKKLGFSLKFDEDEVFGIKYIH from the coding sequence GTGAACCTAAACTTACAAATAAGGACAGCTTCTATAAATGATGTTGAACATATATATAACTTGTATAGTTCCTTAAGTCCTGATGATCTTTATATGAGATTTTTTAGTTTTAAGAAAATAACAGAAGAAGAAATAAAAAATTTAATTTCAAGAAAAGCTTTGGTTACTTTAATAGCAGAAATAGATAATAATATTGTAGGAGAAGCCTCATTGTATGAAGATGGGGAATTCTCATTAGTAGTGTCTCCAAATTATAGAAAAATGGGTATAGGAACTAAGCTAGTTGAGGAACTTGTAAATCAGGCAATGGAACATAAGTTAGATAAGATTAAATTTTATACACTTCCTGATAATATTCCAATGATAAAGATTGGAAAGAAATTAGGGTTTTCTTTAAAATTTGATGAAGATGAAGTATTTGGTATAAAATATATACATTAG
- the sul7d gene encoding Sul7d family chromatin protein: protein MATKIKFKYKGEEKEVDISKVKKVWKVGKMVSFTYDDNGKTGRGAVSEKDAPKELLDKLGK, encoded by the coding sequence ATGGCAACAAAAATAAAATTCAAGTATAAGGGAGAAGAGAAGGAAGTAGACATATCAAAAGTAAAGAAAGTATGGAAAGTAGGAAAAATGGTATCATTCACATATGACGACAACGGAAAAACTGGTAGAGGAGCAGTAAGCGAAAAAGACGCGCCAAAAGAATTACTAGACAAGCTAGGAAAATAA
- the tatC gene encoding twin-arginine translocase subunit TatC produces the protein MVARTEEIADQERPLLSHLRELALRLRRAFITLAIVFVILFAFDFRFITIYGYSIPIIYPNLFHSISTRLIVFFIHAELPPQLHLLNLNPFDTIYSSAYISFYFAFFVALPIIFKEIWGFISPGLYENERKLFRNIILPGITLFVAGSSFAYFIIVPFMMKFVLIFTQSLGVEPTLSLRAFISTLITLMLAVGLAFEFPLVMTILSYIGLVKAETWKKNWRWGVLGSFIIAWAISPGTTGGIIETTIGLILSALFFVGVAASSFAQKRRSASLELKQSLNSIKRNS, from the coding sequence ATGGTGGCAAGAACTGAAGAAATAGCTGATCAAGAACGCCCTTTATTATCTCATTTGAGGGAATTAGCACTTAGACTTAGACGTGCATTTATAACTCTGGCTATAGTATTTGTAATTTTATTTGCGTTTGATTTTAGGTTTATCACGATTTATGGTTATTCTATACCTATAATATATCCTAATTTGTTTCATAGCATATCAACAAGACTTATAGTATTTTTTATACATGCAGAATTACCTCCACAATTACATTTATTGAATTTAAATCCCTTTGATACTATATATTCATCCGCATATATCTCTTTTTACTTCGCCTTTTTTGTTGCTTTACCTATAATTTTTAAAGAAATATGGGGATTTATTTCGCCAGGTTTGTATGAGAATGAGAGAAAATTATTTAGAAACATTATATTACCTGGTATTACGCTGTTTGTTGCCGGTTCGAGTTTTGCTTATTTCATTATTGTTCCATTTATGATGAAATTCGTGCTTATATTTACGCAATCTTTAGGTGTAGAACCTACGTTAAGTTTAAGAGCATTTATTAGTACGCTTATTACTTTAATGTTAGCAGTAGGTTTAGCATTTGAATTTCCATTAGTAATGACCATCTTATCTTATATAGGATTAGTAAAGGCTGAAACTTGGAAGAAGAACTGGAGATGGGGAGTACTAGGTTCTTTTATAATAGCATGGGCTATATCACCTGGTACTACTGGAGGAATTATTGAAACTACTATAGGATTAATTCTTTCTGCATTATTTTTTGTAGGTGTAGCGGCATCATCCTTTGCCCAAAAGAGACGTTCGGCTTCCTTAGAACTAAAACAAAGTTTAAATTCTATAAAGAGAAATAGTTAA
- a CDS encoding DUF790 family protein has protein sequence MLPSELSRYRIIGNNIVPLLASEEDISIASEIIKLFKVGDKLGNIQDGEKVLEQIYQYDSNLLKFIRGLYRIMLRKCTLTGESPIEPILIRRELFSKGPAINDKDRQKILNHVSNSLKIDAERFMYSDLDSEKVVSSIEDISPEKLLKEYNLSLLQTLLFKCYKIRVQVQDNWKEIARRIKWLGLMYFAYENPISIEIMGPATLLKLTEKYGRNIAILLPYILSSKNWKIEAEIVIGKNKRRIYKLELSNIDFIEYNKEKYEKEFDSSIEEKFYNDFKNSIKDWNIVREPEALVVNKHLFIPDFKVMKGNLSIYIEIVGFWTKNYIREKISKLKDTKAPILVLLNSELSKEDFEDFQVIKFKGKVNIAEVYKWLKDYERKNAKYEINYSLDKDIVSIKEISKKTNIPEDILRKNLKKFSNYTFIRNYYIKNNILDELKQIDFSNKKLSELINKYGDYIVEVLDFLGYKLKWINITDAIVTK, from the coding sequence GTGCTACCATCTGAATTATCAAGATATAGAATAATTGGAAATAATATAGTTCCATTATTAGCGTCAGAAGAAGACATATCTATAGCATCTGAAATAATTAAACTCTTTAAAGTAGGAGATAAATTAGGTAACATTCAAGATGGAGAGAAAGTTCTAGAACAAATATATCAGTATGATTCGAATCTTCTAAAATTTATTCGTGGGCTATACAGAATTATGTTAAGAAAATGTACGCTTACTGGAGAATCTCCTATAGAGCCAATACTGATAAGAAGAGAATTATTTTCTAAAGGACCGGCAATTAATGATAAAGATAGACAAAAAATACTAAATCATGTGTCAAATTCACTAAAAATCGATGCAGAAAGGTTTATGTATTCCGATTTAGATAGCGAGAAGGTAGTCTCGTCAATAGAAGATATATCTCCAGAGAAATTATTAAAGGAATATAATTTATCTTTATTACAAACTTTGTTATTCAAATGTTATAAAATTAGAGTTCAAGTTCAGGATAATTGGAAAGAAATAGCAAGAAGAATTAAGTGGCTAGGTTTGATGTACTTTGCTTACGAGAATCCAATAAGTATAGAAATCATGGGACCCGCAACTCTCTTAAAACTTACAGAAAAATATGGAAGAAATATAGCTATTTTATTACCATATATTTTATCATCTAAAAACTGGAAAATAGAAGCTGAAATAGTAATCGGAAAGAATAAAAGAAGAATTTATAAACTTGAATTATCTAATATTGATTTTATAGAATATAATAAGGAAAAATATGAAAAGGAATTTGATAGTTCAATAGAAGAGAAATTCTATAATGATTTCAAAAATAGTATTAAAGATTGGAATATCGTAAGAGAACCAGAAGCATTAGTAGTAAATAAACATCTATTTATCCCAGACTTTAAAGTTATGAAAGGGAATTTGTCCATTTACATAGAAATAGTAGGCTTTTGGACTAAAAATTACATTAGAGAAAAAATTTCAAAACTAAAAGATACTAAAGCTCCCATATTAGTGCTTTTAAATTCTGAACTCAGTAAGGAAGATTTTGAGGATTTTCAAGTAATAAAATTTAAGGGAAAAGTTAACATAGCAGAAGTTTACAAATGGTTAAAAGATTATGAAAGGAAAAATGCCAAATACGAAATAAATTATTCTTTAGATAAGGATATAGTATCAATAAAAGAAATATCTAAAAAGACTAATATACCCGAAGATATCTTAAGAAAGAATCTAAAGAAGTTTTCAAATTATACTTTTATAAGAAATTATTATATTAAAAACAATATACTAGACGAGCTAAAACAAATAGATTTCTCAAATAAAAAATTAAGTGAATTAATTAATAAATATGGAGATTATATAGTTGAGGTATTAGACTTTTTAGGATATAAACTTAAATGGATTAACATAACAGATGCTATTGTAACAAAATGA
- a CDS encoding twin-arginine translocase TatA/TatE family subunit — MLSNISDMIIIIIVGILLLGGEKDISGTVRNLGRTFQEFKKRQEEFRNELTREINNVGDIPRQAGQSLVNDVSSSYSRRYNSYNQEKINQLEEEIRKMQAELERLKKNGGKN; from the coding sequence ATGCTTAGTAATATCTCTGACATGATAATTATTATTATAGTCGGTATACTGCTTCTAGGTGGAGAAAAAGACATTTCAGGAACTGTCAGAAATTTAGGTAGAACGTTTCAGGAATTTAAAAAGAGACAAGAGGAATTTAGGAATGAACTCACTAGAGAAATTAATAATGTTGGAGATATCCCTAGACAAGCCGGACAAAGTTTAGTTAATGATGTATCTTCCTCTTATAGTAGAAGATATAATTCATATAATCAGGAGAAGATTAATCAACTAGAAGAAGAAATAAGAAAAATGCAAGCAGAATTAGAGAGGTTAAAGAAAAATGGTGGCAAGAACTGA
- a CDS encoding ATP cone domain-containing protein, translating into MKIIKRDGSEEDIIYEKIVVSVLKTGASIEVARKIAFMVIGKLYMENKEKISAKELTSLILSFLRKENEEWYRNWIIFDKVVKKRETEKEIS; encoded by the coding sequence ATGAAGATAATAAAAAGAGATGGAAGTGAAGAAGATATAATTTATGAGAAAATCGTAGTAAGTGTACTGAAAACTGGAGCATCCATTGAGGTTGCAAGAAAAATAGCATTTATGGTAATAGGTAAATTATATATGGAAAATAAGGAAAAAATTTCGGCTAAAGAATTGACATCGTTAATATTATCCTTTTTAAGAAAAGAAAATGAAGAATGGTATAGAAATTGGATAATATTTGATAAAGTAGTTAAAAAGAGAGAAACTGAAAAAGAGATCTCATAG
- a CDS encoding HAD-IA family hydrolase — MIKAAIFDLDGTLVSTANVHKTAWELALKDLNISVNVKLDNLMGMRTIEIAKILGGDRYLELFNKKNEYYKDLVIKMAKPTPCAVEILKNLRENNIKIAIVTSSLKASAELSLSILNFSPDLLIAGDEVKNGKPNPEPVISALNKLMVKADETFAVGDTMQDIIAYNRSNIQKIYLVINDININREEAKNYGARIINTLCDLFKEI, encoded by the coding sequence ATGATTAAAGCAGCAATATTTGATTTAGATGGAACCCTTGTATCTACTGCAAATGTTCATAAAACTGCATGGGAACTAGCTCTTAAAGATCTTAACATATCAGTAAATGTTAAACTAGATAATTTAATGGGTATGAGAACTATAGAAATTGCAAAAATATTAGGTGGAGATAGATACTTAGAACTATTTAATAAAAAGAACGAATATTATAAAGATCTTGTAATAAAAATGGCAAAGCCAACACCATGTGCAGTAGAAATTCTTAAGAATTTAAGAGAAAATAACATCAAAATAGCTATTGTAACATCTTCGCTTAAGGCCTCTGCTGAATTATCATTAAGTATTCTAAATTTTTCTCCAGATCTACTTATAGCAGGCGATGAAGTTAAAAATGGAAAGCCAAACCCCGAACCGGTTATCTCAGCATTAAATAAATTAATGGTAAAAGCAGACGAAACTTTTGCTGTAGGCGATACTATGCAAGATATTATAGCATATAATAGGTCAAATATTCAAAAAATATATTTAGTAATAAACGATATAAACATAAATAGAGAAGAAGCTAAAAACTACGGGGCAAGAATAATTAATACCTTATGCGATTTATTTAAGGAGATTTAA
- a CDS encoding twin-arginine translocase TatA/TatE family subunit gives MCYLRIDRMIGGNLSPTDLGIIILVAVLLFFGTSKIPELFRNMGKAVGEFKKGRLESEMEINQMQQTVPQTQVSQQPTQQTTPASSQANPQDLEKQIRDLQNQLEQLKKQQNQTTS, from the coding sequence ATGTGTTATTTAAGGATTGATAGAATGATTGGTGGTAATTTAAGCCCAACAGATTTAGGTATTATAATCCTCGTAGCGGTTTTATTATTCTTTGGAACAAGCAAGATTCCAGAATTATTTAGAAATATGGGCAAGGCAGTAGGGGAATTCAAGAAGGGTAGATTAGAGTCCGAAATGGAGATTAATCAAATGCAACAAACTGTTCCTCAAACTCAAGTAAGTCAACAACCCACTCAACAAACTACTCCTGCTAGTTCACAAGCTAATCCACAAGATTTAGAGAAGCAAATAAGAGACCTACAAAACCAGTTAGAACAATTAAAAAAGCAACAAAACCAAACAACAAGTTAA
- a CDS encoding DUF1955 domain-containing protein: MGAEYRQLIKTLTNAKELIFNGHIKEGLDIIEKTVTPNNIKESNWVICNIIDAGNCNAVVSVLDSIGKMFDITACGNIKRVIKCYASVGKYGEFVDIAIDTLVSKGRKDQLDKILPDVGNNGKILLKLAQAYSKLKDQKKANELLRKACENGEKEGCENINQISTSFS; the protein is encoded by the coding sequence ATGGGAGCAGAATATAGACAATTAATTAAAACTCTTACTAATGCCAAAGAGTTAATTTTCAATGGTCACATAAAAGAAGGGTTAGATATAATTGAAAAAACAGTTACGCCAAATAATATAAAGGAATCAAATTGGGTTATATGTAATATTATCGACGCTGGAAATTGTAATGCAGTAGTTTCAGTGCTAGATAGTATAGGCAAAATGTTTGATATAACAGCATGTGGAAACATTAAGAGAGTCATAAAATGTTACGCTAGTGTAGGTAAATATGGCGAATTTGTAGATATAGCAATAGATACGTTAGTATCTAAAGGAAGAAAAGATCAATTAGATAAAATATTACCAGATGTAGGTAATAATGGTAAGATATTACTAAAATTAGCTCAAGCATATTCAAAACTTAAAGATCAGAAAAAAGCTAATGAACTTTTAAGAAAGGCATGTGAAAACGGAGAAAAGGAAGGTTGTGAGAATATTAACCAGATTTCAACTAGTTTTTCATAA
- a CDS encoding FAD-dependent oxidoreductase, with protein sequence MKVAIVGGGIIGLFTAYFLQKEGTDVTLYEKAELGSYSIHAAGLIEPYRFDKINSTEMIVKMLKYTIRGDTYIKSANKLWLTELIKELNKNPPKEAWNTLKEMAEFSLSQYKEMSEEKNDFDYFNDGLYEAYNDEKSLEKGIEEEKKSPFSVRFEVKELQGFAGAIYFPELSRISTEKFIKRISSEISKVKVINKEIASLDELNDFDSIVLASGIWTTKFINIPLTAFKGYGYRVNGNSKFKNAIVIVDDGVAISPLSDHIKITGGFDADFSFDSSRAELFLKKASKIVDINYIYEMDMGFRPCSPDGFPILGKKGKVTIATGACRLGWSYAPAMGKYAADLALDKIKSLGYMSRFIDNI encoded by the coding sequence TTGAAAGTAGCCATAGTAGGAGGAGGAATAATAGGACTTTTTACAGCATATTTTCTTCAGAAAGAAGGTACTGATGTAACTTTATATGAAAAAGCCGAACTAGGAAGTTATTCAATTCATGCAGCAGGGCTAATAGAGCCATACAGATTTGATAAAATAAATTCAACTGAAATGATAGTAAAAATGTTAAAATATACAATAAGAGGAGATACATATATAAAATCTGCAAATAAACTATGGTTAACCGAATTAATCAAAGAATTAAATAAAAATCCACCAAAAGAAGCCTGGAATACACTGAAGGAAATGGCTGAGTTTTCATTATCGCAATATAAAGAGATGAGCGAAGAAAAAAACGATTTCGATTATTTTAATGATGGTCTATATGAAGCCTATAATGATGAAAAAAGTTTAGAAAAAGGAATAGAAGAGGAGAAGAAAAGCCCATTTTCTGTTAGGTTTGAAGTAAAAGAGTTACAAGGATTTGCAGGAGCTATTTATTTCCCCGAATTATCTAGAATTTCTACGGAGAAGTTTATTAAAAGAATATCAAGCGAGATAAGTAAAGTAAAAGTAATAAATAAGGAAATAGCGTCTTTAGACGAGTTAAACGATTTCGATTCCATTGTCTTAGCTTCAGGAATATGGACTACTAAATTTATTAATATTCCTTTAACTGCATTTAAAGGATATGGCTATAGAGTTAATGGAAATTCTAAGTTTAAAAACGCTATAGTAATAGTAGATGATGGCGTCGCAATATCTCCCTTATCTGATCATATTAAAATTACGGGTGGTTTCGATGCAGATTTCTCTTTCGATTCCAGTAGAGCAGAACTATTTTTAAAGAAAGCTTCAAAAATTGTAGACATTAATTACATTTATGAAATGGATATGGGATTTAGACCGTGTTCTCCAGACGGGTTTCCAATATTAGGGAAAAAAGGAAAAGTTACTATAGCTACTGGAGCTTGTAGGTTAGGATGGAGTTATGCACCTGCAATGGGTAAATATGCCGCGGATTTAGCTCTTGATAAAATAAAATCTTTAGGTTACATGTCGCGTTTTATTGATAATATTTAA